A part of Streptomyces sp. NBC_01451 genomic DNA contains:
- a CDS encoding Clp protease N-terminal domain-containing protein, giving the protein MFERFTSDARAVVRGAVEHSERAGSRSVDAEHLLLALLDREAGRASFALASLGLAGRKESVRAALADARRRAGLSQAEADALAGLGIDVSDIVSRIEEVHGVGAMSGDRRSRGRLSSGRRTFSRDAKEVLERCLRIAVAHRDRRIGDDHILLALTARPGVPAEVLADQGVTHEVLSRVLYGGGEAKAG; this is encoded by the coding sequence ATGTTCGAACGGTTCACGAGCGATGCGCGCGCCGTGGTGCGGGGTGCCGTCGAGCACTCCGAGCGTGCCGGCAGTCGGTCCGTCGACGCCGAGCACCTGCTGCTCGCGCTGCTCGACCGCGAGGCCGGCCGGGCCTCCTTCGCGCTGGCCTCGCTCGGACTCGCCGGCCGGAAGGAGTCGGTGCGGGCCGCTCTGGCCGACGCCAGGCGCCGCGCCGGACTGTCCCAGGCCGAGGCCGATGCCCTCGCCGGGCTCGGGATCGACGTGTCCGACATCGTCTCCCGGATCGAGGAGGTGCACGGCGTCGGTGCGATGTCCGGCGACCGCCGGAGCCGGGGGCGGCTGTCGTCCGGGCGCCGCACCTTCAGCCGGGACGCCAAGGAGGTGCTGGAGAGGTGCCTGCGGATCGCGGTGGCCCACCGGGACCGGCGGATCGGCGACGACCACATCCTCCTCGCCCTCACGGCCCGCCCCGGCGTGCCGGCGGAGGTCCTCGCCGACCAGGGGGTCACGCACGAGGTCCTGAGCCGTGTGCTGTACGGCGGAGGCGAGGCGAAGGCGGGCTGA
- a CDS encoding helix-turn-helix domain-containing protein, whose protein sequence is MTEATDLAERAGDRDPRIGLRAVSALRKLVEQLESVQVCSARNQGWSWQEIAAELGVSRQAVHKKYGRQ, encoded by the coding sequence ATGACCGAAGCAACAGATCTCGCCGAGCGCGCGGGTGACCGCGATCCGCGGATCGGGCTGCGGGCCGTCTCCGCGCTGCGGAAGCTGGTCGAGCAGCTGGAGTCCGTGCAGGTGTGCAGTGCGCGCAATCAGGGCTGGTCGTGGCAGGAGATCGCCGCGGAGCTCGGTGTCAGCAGGCAGGCCGTGCACAAGAAATACGGGAGGCAGTGA
- a CDS encoding zinc-binding dehydrogenase: MFAAYAARIDPGHPLDGLELGDRPAPEARPGWTTVDVRAASLNHHDLWSLRGVGLPEDRLPMILGCDAAGVDADGNEVVLHSVIGQTGHGVGPREPRSILTERYQGTFAEQVAVPTWNVLPKPKELSFAEAACLPTAWLTAYRMLFTNAGVRPGDSVLVQGAGGGVATAAIVLGKAAGLRVFATSRDEAKRKRAIELGAVEAVEPGARLPQRVDAVIETVGAATWSHSVKSLRPGGTLVISGATSGDRPSHAELTRIFFLELKVVGSTMGTKDELEDLLSFCATTGVRPVIDEVLPLDRAREGFERLESGDLFGKIVLTTS; the protein is encoded by the coding sequence ATGTTCGCTGCCTACGCCGCCCGTATCGACCCCGGCCACCCGCTCGACGGGCTGGAGTTGGGCGACCGCCCAGCCCCGGAGGCGCGCCCCGGCTGGACGACGGTCGACGTCAGGGCCGCCTCGCTCAACCACCACGACCTCTGGTCCCTGCGCGGGGTCGGACTCCCCGAGGACCGTCTGCCGATGATCCTCGGCTGCGACGCCGCCGGCGTCGACGCGGACGGCAACGAGGTCGTCCTGCACTCCGTCATCGGCCAGACCGGCCACGGCGTCGGCCCCAGGGAACCCCGCTCCATCCTCACCGAGCGCTACCAGGGCACCTTCGCCGAGCAGGTCGCCGTACCGACGTGGAACGTCCTGCCCAAGCCCAAGGAGCTCTCCTTCGCGGAGGCCGCCTGTCTGCCCACGGCCTGGCTGACGGCGTACCGGATGCTCTTCACCAACGCGGGCGTACGCCCCGGCGACTCGGTGCTCGTGCAGGGCGCCGGCGGTGGTGTCGCGACCGCCGCGATCGTGCTCGGCAAGGCGGCGGGCCTGCGGGTCTTCGCCACCAGCCGCGACGAGGCGAAGCGGAAGCGGGCGATCGAGCTGGGCGCCGTCGAGGCGGTGGAGCCCGGGGCGCGGCTGCCACAGCGCGTGGACGCCGTGATCGAGACGGTCGGGGCGGCCACCTGGTCGCACTCGGTCAAGTCGCTGCGGCCCGGCGGCACGCTCGTCATCTCGGGTGCCACCAGTGGCGACCGCCCCTCGCACGCCGAACTGACCCGCATCTTCTTCCTCGAACTCAAGGTCGTCGGCTCGACGATGGGCACGAAGGACGAGCTGGAGGACCTGCTGTCGTTCTGCGCCACCACCGGCGTACGTCCCGTCATCGACGAGGTGCTGCCGCTGGACCGGGCCCGCGAGGGCTTCGAACGCCTTGAGTCCGGTGACCTGTTCGGCAAGATCGTCCTCACCACGTCCTGA
- a CDS encoding NAD(P)-dependent malic enzyme yields the protein MAAEIVNPRSDIDTDSDAGEFDPAFALHRGGKMAVQATVPIRDKDDLSLAYTPGVARVCTAIAEQPDLVNDYTWKSSVVAVVTDGTAVLGLGDIGPEASLPVMEGKAILFKQFGGVDAVPIALACTGVDEIIETVVRLAPSFGGINLEDISAPRCFEIERRLQEQLDIPVFHDDQHGTAVVTLAALRNAARLTGRELGELRGVISGAGAAGVAIAKFLLEAGLGDVAVADRRGIVSADRDDLTPVKRELAELTNRAGLTGSLESALAGADVFIGVSGGTVPEAAVASMAKDAFVFAMANPDPEVHPDVAHKYAAVVATGRSDFPNQINNVLAFPGIFAGALQVRASRITEGMKIAAADALAGVVGEDLAADYVIPSPFDPRVAPAVTAAVAAAARAEGVARR from the coding sequence GTGGCAGCGGAGATCGTCAATCCTCGCAGCGACATCGACACGGACAGCGACGCCGGTGAGTTCGACCCGGCGTTCGCCCTGCACCGGGGCGGCAAGATGGCCGTGCAGGCCACCGTGCCGATCCGTGACAAGGACGACCTGTCCCTCGCGTACACACCCGGTGTGGCCCGGGTGTGCACCGCCATCGCCGAGCAGCCCGACCTCGTCAACGACTACACCTGGAAGTCGTCCGTCGTCGCGGTCGTGACGGACGGTACGGCGGTCCTCGGACTCGGGGACATCGGTCCCGAGGCCTCCCTCCCGGTGATGGAGGGCAAGGCGATCCTGTTCAAGCAGTTCGGCGGCGTGGACGCGGTCCCGATCGCGCTGGCCTGCACGGGCGTGGACGAGATCATCGAGACGGTGGTCCGGCTGGCGCCGTCCTTCGGCGGGATCAACCTGGAGGACATCTCGGCACCGCGGTGCTTCGAGATCGAGCGGCGGCTCCAGGAGCAGCTGGACATCCCCGTCTTCCACGACGACCAGCACGGCACGGCTGTCGTCACGCTGGCGGCCCTGCGCAACGCCGCGCGGCTCACCGGGCGGGAGCTCGGGGAACTGCGGGGCGTGATCTCGGGCGCGGGCGCGGCGGGCGTCGCCATCGCGAAGTTCCTCCTTGAGGCGGGGCTCGGCGATGTCGCGGTCGCCGACCGCAGGGGCATCGTCTCGGCGGACCGGGACGACCTCACACCGGTCAAGCGCGAGCTGGCCGAGCTGACCAACAGGGCCGGGCTGACGGGGTCGCTGGAGAGCGCCCTGGCGGGCGCCGACGTCTTCATCGGTGTCTCCGGAGGTACGGTCCCGGAGGCCGCGGTGGCTTCGATGGCCAAGGACGCGTTCGTGTTCGCGATGGCCAATCCGGACCCCGAGGTGCACCCCGACGTGGCGCACAAGTACGCGGCGGTCGTGGCGACCGGGCGCTCGGACTTCCCGAACCAGATCAACAACGTGCTGGCGTTCCCGGGGATCTTCGCGGGGGCGCTGCAGGTGCGGGCTTCGCGGATCACGGAGGGGATGAAGATCGCGGCGGCGGACGCGCTTGCGGGCGTCGTCGGTGAGGATCTGGCCGCCGACTACGTGATTCCGTCGCCGTTCGACCCGCGGGTCGCTCCGGCGGTGACCGCGGCGGTCGCCGCGGCGGCTCGGGCGGAAGGTGTCGCTCGCCGCTGA
- a CDS encoding ABC transporter substrate-binding protein, with amino-acid sequence MTASSTLRTTAAQNRLAAVGAIAVAGALLLTGCGDQTKDKDSGSESASTSSAPLADKLPQAIRDKGVVTVGSDIAYAPVEFKDDSGKTVGLDPDIADAMGKQLGVKFEFQNGTFDTLITGLRSKRYDIAMSAMTDTKDRQEGTENGKKVGEGVDFVDYFTAGVSIYTKKGDDQGIKSWSDLCGKKIAVQRGTVSEDLAKAETKKCTGGKKIAIESYDNDQQAQTRVRAGGANAGSSDFPVTAYAVKTSGGGNDFQVVGEQVEAAPYGIAVAKSSTQLRDALQAALDAIIKNGEYAKIIAKWGVEDGAVTSATVNGGK; translated from the coding sequence ATGACCGCAAGCTCCACCCTTCGTACGACCGCTGCGCAGAACCGGCTAGCCGCGGTCGGTGCGATCGCGGTCGCGGGCGCCCTGCTGCTCACCGGGTGCGGTGACCAGACCAAGGACAAGGACAGCGGCTCGGAGAGCGCCTCGACGAGCTCCGCCCCGCTGGCCGACAAGCTGCCCCAGGCGATCCGGGACAAGGGAGTCGTCACGGTCGGCTCGGACATCGCGTACGCGCCGGTCGAGTTCAAGGACGACTCCGGCAAGACGGTCGGTCTCGACCCGGACATCGCGGACGCCATGGGCAAGCAGCTCGGTGTGAAGTTCGAGTTCCAGAACGGCACCTTCGACACCCTGATCACGGGTCTGCGCTCCAAGCGGTACGACATCGCCATGTCCGCGATGACCGACACCAAGGACCGCCAGGAGGGCACCGAGAACGGCAAGAAGGTCGGCGAGGGCGTCGACTTCGTCGACTACTTCACCGCCGGTGTCTCGATCTACACCAAGAAGGGCGACGACCAGGGCATCAAGAGCTGGTCCGACCTGTGCGGCAAGAAGATCGCGGTCCAGCGCGGCACGGTCTCCGAGGACCTCGCCAAGGCCGAGACGAAGAAGTGCACGGGTGGCAAGAAGATCGCCATCGAGTCGTACGACAACGACCAGCAGGCCCAGACCCGGGTGCGCGCGGGCGGCGCCAACGCCGGCTCCTCCGACTTCCCGGTCACGGCGTACGCGGTGAAGACCTCGGGCGGCGGCAACGACTTCCAGGTCGTCGGCGAGCAGGTCGAGGCGGCGCCGTACGGCATCGCGGTCGCCAAGTCGAGCACGCAGTTGCGGGACGCCCTGCAGGCCGCGCTCGACGCGATCATCAAGAACGGCGAGTACGCCAAGATCATCGCCAAGTGGGGCGTCGAGGACGGTGCCGTGACCTCGGCCACCGTCAACGGCGGCAAGTGA
- a CDS encoding amino acid ABC transporter permease codes for MTVDIDKATGPADTPPAGPEAIKAIPVRHYGRYVSAVIAIAIFVAIVYAFAQGNINWGAVPDYFFDDRIMTGVGKTLLLTVLSMVIGIVGGILLAVMRLSKNPVTSTIAWFYIWFFRGTPVLVQLVVWFNLGLVFTYINLGPIYKDYWSSFMTPLLTALLGLGLNEAAYMAEICRAGLLSVDEGQTEASHALGMSHAKTLRRIVIPQAMRVIVPPTGNEVINMLKTTSLVSVVQFAELFRYAQDIGQTSGAPVEMYFLAAAWYLILTSVLSVGQYYIERYYARGSSRTLADTPFQKIKANMLSLGSWRR; via the coding sequence GTGACTGTTGACATCGACAAGGCGACAGGACCGGCGGACACTCCCCCGGCCGGACCGGAGGCCATCAAAGCCATCCCGGTCCGGCACTACGGGCGGTACGTCTCGGCCGTGATCGCCATCGCGATCTTCGTCGCGATCGTCTACGCGTTCGCCCAGGGCAACATCAACTGGGGCGCCGTACCGGACTACTTCTTCGACGACCGCATCATGACGGGCGTCGGGAAGACCCTCCTGCTGACGGTCCTCTCGATGGTGATCGGCATCGTCGGCGGCATCCTGCTCGCCGTCATGCGACTGTCGAAGAACCCGGTGACCTCGACCATCGCCTGGTTCTACATCTGGTTCTTCCGCGGCACCCCGGTCCTGGTCCAGCTCGTGGTCTGGTTCAACCTGGGCCTGGTCTTCACCTACATCAACCTCGGTCCGATCTACAAGGACTACTGGTCCAGCTTCATGACGCCGCTCCTGACGGCGCTCCTGGGCCTGGGCCTGAACGAGGCCGCCTACATGGCGGAGATCTGCCGCGCGGGCCTCCTGTCGGTCGACGAGGGCCAGACCGAGGCCTCGCACGCCCTGGGCATGAGCCACGCCAAGACCCTGCGCCGGATCGTGATCCCGCAGGCGATGCGCGTGATCGTGCCGCCCACGGGCAACGAGGTCATCAACATGCTCAAGACGACCTCGCTGGTGTCGGTGGTCCAGTTCGCCGAACTGTTCCGCTACGCCCAGGACATCGGGCAGACGTCCGGTGCCCCGGTGGAGATGTACTTCCTCGCCGCCGCCTGGTACCTGATCCTCACCTCGGTCCTCAGCGTCGGCCAGTACTACATCGAGCGGTACTACGCGCGCGGTTCCAGCCGTACGCTCGCGGACACGCCGTTCCAGAAGATCAAGGCGAACATGCTGTCGCTCGGAAGCTGGAGGCGCTGA
- a CDS encoding amino acid ABC transporter ATP-binding protein, whose product MSTEKVTGSADGVAMVKSEGVHKSFGPVEVLKGIDLEVKSGEVFCLIGPSGSGKSTFLRCINHLEKVNAGRLYVDGELVGYRQKGDKLYELKDSEVALKRRDIGMVFQRFNLFPHMTALENVMEAPVQVKGVGKAQARERAGQLLERVGLADKAGNYPSQLSGGQQQRVAIARALAMDPKLMLFDEPTSALDPELVGDVLDVMRDLAESGMTMVVVTHEMGFAREVGDSLVFMDGGVVVESGNPRDVLTNPQHERTQSFLSKVL is encoded by the coding sequence ATGAGCACGGAAAAGGTCACCGGGTCCGCGGACGGCGTCGCGATGGTCAAGTCGGAGGGCGTCCACAAGTCCTTCGGCCCCGTCGAGGTCCTCAAGGGCATCGACCTGGAGGTGAAGTCGGGCGAGGTGTTCTGCCTCATCGGCCCCTCCGGCTCCGGCAAGTCGACGTTCCTCCGGTGCATCAACCACCTGGAGAAGGTCAACGCCGGGCGCCTGTACGTCGATGGTGAGCTGGTCGGCTACCGCCAGAAGGGCGACAAGCTGTACGAGCTGAAGGACAGCGAGGTCGCGCTGAAGCGGCGGGACATCGGCATGGTCTTCCAGCGCTTCAACCTGTTCCCCCACATGACGGCGCTGGAGAACGTCATGGAGGCCCCGGTCCAGGTCAAGGGCGTGGGCAAGGCACAGGCCCGTGAGCGTGCGGGCCAGCTCCTGGAGCGCGTGGGCCTGGCCGACAAGGCCGGCAACTACCCCTCGCAGCTCTCCGGCGGCCAGCAGCAGCGCGTCGCCATCGCCCGGGCCCTCGCGATGGACCCGAAGCTGATGCTGTTCGACGAGCCGACCTCGGCGCTGGACCCGGAGCTGGTCGGTGACGTCCTCGACGTCATGCGGGACCTGGCCGAGTCCGGTATGACGATGGTCGTCGTCACCCACGAGATGGGCTTCGCCCGCGAGGTGGGCGACAGCCTGGTCTTCATGGACGGCGGCGTGGTCGTCGAGTCCGGCAACCCGCGCGACGTCCTGACGAACCCGCAGCACGAGCGCACGCAGTCGTTCCTGTCGAAGGTGCTCTGA
- a CDS encoding class I SAM-dependent methyltransferase: MTTTTGTTDTTGTDAGTDWHAWQTSWDRQQEWYMPDREERFRIMLDMVEALVGPAPRVLDLACGTGSITSRLLDRFPEATSTGVDLDPALLAIAEGTFAGDDRVTLVTADLKDPRWTSGLPYDSYDAVLTATALHWLHSEPLADLYGRIAELVRGGGLFMNADHMIDDSTPRINAAERALRHARMDQAKHDGAVDWAEWWRLAAQDPALAGPTARRFEIYGEHADGDMPSAGWHARVLREKGFAEARPVWCSPSDTLLLALK, encoded by the coding sequence ATGACGACCACCACTGGCACCACCGACACCACCGGGACAGACGCCGGAACCGACTGGCATGCCTGGCAGACGAGCTGGGACCGGCAGCAGGAGTGGTACATGCCGGACCGCGAGGAACGGTTCCGGATCATGCTCGACATGGTCGAGGCCCTCGTCGGCCCCGCCCCGCGCGTACTCGATCTCGCCTGCGGCACGGGAAGTATCACGTCCCGGCTGCTCGACCGGTTCCCGGAGGCCACCAGTACCGGCGTCGACCTCGACCCGGCGCTCCTCGCCATCGCCGAGGGCACCTTCGCGGGCGACGACCGCGTCACCCTCGTCACGGCCGACCTCAAGGACCCGCGGTGGACGAGCGGGCTGCCGTACGACTCGTACGACGCCGTTCTGACCGCCACCGCCCTGCACTGGCTGCACAGCGAACCCCTCGCGGACCTCTACGGCCGGATCGCGGAGCTCGTCCGCGGCGGCGGTCTGTTCATGAACGCGGACCACATGATCGACGACAGCACGCCCCGGATCAACGCGGCGGAGCGCGCACTGCGCCACGCACGTATGGATCAGGCCAAACACGACGGCGCCGTCGACTGGGCGGAGTGGTGGCGGCTCGCCGCGCAGGACCCCGCCCTCGCCGGCCCGACCGCCCGCCGCTTCGAGATCTACGGCGAGCACGCCGACGGCGACATGCCCTCCGCCGGGTGGCACGCGCGCGTGCTGCGCGAGAAGGGGTTCGCGGAGGCACGGCCGGTGTGGTGCTCGCCGTCGGACACGCTGCTGCTCGCGCTCAAGTAG
- a CDS encoding CGNR zinc finger domain-containing protein: protein MELAYYSDYAVRLVNTEEPARGKDSLTSIDAVRDLFGANQQAARRATDADVTRFRSVRARLRAVFEAADTGDETLSVDLLNSLLLEFPVSPQISGHDFRDDDGRPLWHMHLADHPSNATAGFAAIAAMGLAFHLTEYGVDRLGLCEAPPCRNAYLDTSTNRSRRYCSDRCATRANVAAYRARKRLEADRSEKTGLAADTAQRSSVSGER from the coding sequence GTGGAACTGGCCTATTACTCGGACTATGCCGTGCGCCTCGTCAACACCGAGGAACCGGCCCGCGGAAAGGACTCGCTGACCTCGATCGACGCCGTCCGCGATCTCTTCGGCGCCAACCAGCAGGCCGCCCGCCGCGCCACCGACGCCGACGTGACCCGGTTCCGCTCCGTACGGGCCCGTCTGCGCGCGGTCTTCGAGGCGGCGGACACGGGCGACGAGACGCTCTCGGTGGACCTGCTGAACTCACTCCTGCTGGAGTTCCCGGTGAGCCCGCAGATCTCCGGGCACGACTTCCGGGACGACGACGGACGCCCGCTGTGGCACATGCACCTCGCCGACCACCCGTCGAACGCGACGGCGGGCTTCGCGGCCATCGCCGCCATGGGCCTGGCCTTCCACCTCACCGAGTACGGCGTGGACCGCCTCGGCCTGTGCGAGGCGCCGCCCTGCCGCAACGCCTACCTCGACACCTCGACGAACCGCTCCCGCCGCTACTGCTCCGACCGCTGCGCGACGCGGGCCAACGTGGCCGCCTACCGTGCCCGCAAGCGCCTGGAGGCGGACCGGTCCGAGAAGACGGGCCTGGCCGCCGACACCGCCCAGCGCAGCAGCGTCAGCGGCGAACGCTGA
- the sodX gene encoding nickel-type superoxide dismutase maturation protease — MPELSQESEHGSEHGSEPGSERGGAAKPFGWVSVTGPSMVPTLYHGDFLVVRYGNRVRAGDIVVLRHPFQQDLLVVKRAVERREGGWWVLGDNSFAGGDSTDYGTVPHDLILGRVRFRYRPLKPGQRSPLTLLRWAVSAARPVFSDRSASRRLRAR, encoded by the coding sequence ATGCCGGAGCTGTCGCAGGAGAGCGAACACGGAAGTGAACACGGGAGCGAACCCGGGAGCGAGCGCGGAGGGGCCGCGAAGCCCTTCGGCTGGGTCTCCGTGACCGGACCGTCGATGGTGCCCACGCTGTATCACGGTGACTTTCTCGTGGTGCGGTACGGGAACCGGGTCAGGGCCGGGGACATCGTCGTCCTGCGTCATCCGTTCCAGCAGGACCTGCTGGTCGTCAAACGGGCGGTGGAGCGCCGTGAGGGCGGCTGGTGGGTGCTCGGGGACAACTCCTTCGCCGGCGGCGACAGCACCGACTACGGCACCGTGCCGCACGATCTGATCCTGGGCAGGGTCCGGTTCCGGTACCGGCCGCTCAAGCCCGGTCAGCGTTCGCCGCTGACGCTGCTGCGCTGGGCGGTGTCGGCGGCCAGGCCCGTCTTCTCGGACCGGTCCGCCTCCAGGCGCTTGCGGGCACGGTAG
- the sodN gene encoding superoxide dismutase, Ni gives MLSRLFAPKVKVSAHCDLPCGVYDPAQARIEAESVKAVQDKMAANDDPHFQARATVIKEQRAELAKHHVSVLWSDYFKPPHFEKYPELHQLVNDALKALSAAKASVDPATGQKALDYIAQIDKIFWETKKA, from the coding sequence ATGCTTTCCCGCCTGTTTGCCCCCAAGGTCAAGGTCAGCGCTCACTGCGACCTGCCCTGCGGTGTGTACGACCCGGCCCAGGCCCGCATTGAGGCGGAGTCGGTGAAGGCCGTGCAGGACAAGATGGCAGCCAACGACGACCCGCACTTCCAGGCGCGCGCCACCGTCATCAAGGAGCAGCGCGCAGAGCTCGCCAAGCACCACGTTTCGGTCCTGTGGAGCGACTACTTCAAGCCGCCGCACTTCGAGAAGTACCCGGAGCTGCACCAGCTGGTCAACGACGCCCTGAAGGCCCTCTCGGCCGCCAAGGCGTCCGTGGACCCGGCGACGGGCCAGAAGGCGCTGGACTACATCGCCCAGATCGACAAGATCTTCTGGGAGACGAAGAAGGCCTGA
- a CDS encoding class I SAM-dependent methyltransferase, translating into MSASASASVGTERVRLAESAYGSDRDLAARQSIYQWQTPRHDLPGIVVEQLGGVRASGRVVDVGCGNGKYVQRLREDRPDLSALGLDISPGILATVPGPVAVADVTRLPLATGSVDAALAMHMLYHVPDIPQAVRELARVVARDGVVIVSTNNDRDKAELDDLWHRAVGDVLGTGQEPARFSIGGRFSLEKAPDFLGAEFGRVRTIELPSTVTVREPEPVVAYLASYRAWADQYGTPFDATVERARAIVTDRIAREGKFEVGCRAGILVCRR; encoded by the coding sequence ATGTCCGCCTCCGCGTCCGCCTCCGTCGGCACCGAGCGAGTCCGCCTCGCCGAGAGCGCGTACGGCAGCGACCGGGACCTGGCCGCCCGGCAGTCGATCTACCAGTGGCAGACGCCCCGTCACGACCTGCCGGGCATCGTCGTCGAGCAACTGGGCGGGGTGCGGGCGAGCGGGCGCGTGGTCGACGTCGGCTGCGGCAACGGCAAGTACGTCCAGCGGCTGCGCGAGGACCGGCCCGACCTGTCCGCACTGGGTCTGGACATCTCACCCGGCATCCTCGCCACGGTCCCCGGCCCGGTCGCCGTGGCGGACGTCACGCGGCTGCCGCTGGCCACGGGGAGCGTCGACGCGGCCCTGGCGATGCACATGCTCTACCACGTGCCCGACATCCCGCAGGCGGTAAGGGAGCTGGCACGCGTCGTCGCGCGGGACGGGGTGGTGATCGTCTCGACCAACAACGACCGGGACAAGGCCGAACTGGACGACCTGTGGCACCGGGCCGTCGGCGACGTGCTCGGCACCGGGCAGGAGCCGGCCCGGTTCTCGATCGGTGGCCGCTTCTCCCTGGAGAAGGCTCCGGACTTCCTCGGGGCGGAGTTCGGCCGGGTGCGGACGATCGAACTGCCCAGCACCGTCACGGTCCGCGAGCCCGAGCCGGTCGTCGCGTACCTGGCGTCCTACCGGGCCTGGGCGGACCAGTACGGCACGCCCTTCGACGCGACCGTCGAGCGGGCCCGTGCCATCGTCACCGACCGGATCGCCCGCGAGGGGAAGTTCGAGGTCGGCTGCCGGGCGGGGATTCTCGTCTGCCGGCGCTGA
- the ppk2 gene encoding polyphosphate kinase 2 — MTPLMSGLKVDYSDLDEPVLVRPDGTPVDTWRENYPYSERMERREYDLHKRLQQIELLKLQSWIKQTGRRLVVVFEGRDAAGKGGTIKRFTEHLNPRGARVVALEKPTERERGQWYFQRYVEHLPTAGEIVLFDRSWYNRAGVERVMGFCTDDEYRRFTRQAPLFERMLVDDGVDLIKFWFSVSQGEQRTRFTIRQVDPVRQWKLSPMDLASLDRWDDYTAAKVAMFRATDTEQAPWTVVKSNDKKRARVEAMRSVLARFDYTGKDEEVVGSPDPSIVGSAVNLLEAGEDDDGV; from the coding sequence ATGACACCGCTGATGTCCGGACTGAAGGTCGACTACAGCGACCTCGACGAACCCGTCCTCGTCCGGCCGGACGGCACGCCGGTCGACACCTGGCGGGAGAACTATCCGTACTCCGAGCGCATGGAGCGCCGGGAGTACGACCTGCACAAACGGCTCCAGCAGATCGAACTGCTGAAGCTGCAGAGCTGGATCAAGCAGACCGGACGCCGGCTCGTCGTCGTCTTCGAGGGCCGGGACGCGGCCGGAAAGGGCGGCACGATCAAGCGCTTCACGGAGCATCTCAACCCGCGCGGCGCCCGCGTGGTGGCTCTGGAGAAGCCCACCGAACGCGAACGCGGCCAGTGGTACTTCCAGCGGTACGTCGAACACCTCCCGACCGCCGGCGAGATAGTCCTCTTCGACCGCTCCTGGTACAACCGGGCCGGCGTGGAACGGGTCATGGGCTTCTGCACGGACGACGAGTACCGCCGCTTCACCCGCCAGGCCCCGCTGTTCGAGCGCATGCTCGTCGACGACGGCGTCGACCTGATCAAGTTCTGGTTCTCGGTCTCCCAGGGCGAGCAGCGCACCCGCTTCACGATCCGCCAGGTCGACCCCGTACGGCAGTGGAAGCTGAGCCCCATGGACCTCGCCTCCCTGGACCGCTGGGACGACTACACGGCCGCCAAGGTCGCCATGTTCCGTGCGACGGACACCGAACAGGCCCCCTGGACGGTGGTGAAGAGCAACGACAAGAAGCGCGCGAGGGTGGAGGCGATGCGCAGCGTCCTGGCCCGCTTCGACTACACGGGCAAGGACGAGGAGGTCGTCGGCAGCCCGGACCCGAGCATCGTGGGCTCGGCGGTGAACCTGCTGGAGGCGGGGGAGGATGACGACGGCGTGTGA
- a CDS encoding inorganic phosphate transporter: MDHITFLVAVVIVTALAFASTNGFHDTANAMATSIATGALKPRTAVLLAGVLNIVGAFLTTEVAKTISGGIVDDTLVTPGMIFAGLVGAILWNLMTWLVGLPSSSSHALIGGLIGAVWVGAGAEGVHFTKAVEKVLIPALASPLVAGIAALIATYLAYRLTARARKDSVTRVAAVSLGATVAVVGAFAFGVLGLARVESARENDGGTHALGFAQAGLCFLACAAVVAYGICLIVPQFHGPPLTTTDDYRPLLTVTDRH, from the coding sequence ATGGACCACATCACGTTCCTGGTGGCGGTCGTCATCGTGACGGCCCTGGCCTTCGCCTCCACCAACGGGTTCCACGACACGGCGAACGCGATGGCCACCTCCATCGCCACCGGCGCCCTGAAGCCGAGAACCGCGGTCCTGCTCGCCGGTGTCCTCAACATCGTCGGCGCCTTCCTGACCACCGAGGTCGCGAAGACGATCTCCGGCGGCATCGTCGACGACACGCTCGTCACCCCGGGGATGATCTTCGCGGGGCTGGTCGGGGCGATCCTGTGGAACCTGATGACCTGGCTGGTGGGGCTGCCGTCGAGCTCCTCGCACGCCCTGATCGGCGGGCTGATCGGCGCGGTGTGGGTGGGTGCGGGCGCCGAGGGCGTGCACTTCACCAAGGCCGTCGAGAAGGTGCTGATCCCGGCGCTCGCCTCACCGCTGGTGGCCGGGATCGCGGCGCTGATCGCCACGTACCTCGCCTACAGGCTCACGGCCCGCGCCCGGAAGGACTCGGTGACCAGGGTGGCCGCGGTGAGCCTCGGAGCCACCGTCGCCGTGGTCGGCGCCTTCGCCTTCGGCGTCCTCGGACTCGCCCGGGTCGAGAGTGCGCGTGAGAATGACGGAGGTACCCACGCGCTCGGGTTCGCCCAGGCGGGGCTGTGCTTCCTGGCGTGCGCGGCCGTGGTCGCGTACGGCATCTGTCTGATCGTGCCGCAGTTCCACGGACCGCCACTGACCACTACCGATGACTATCGACCGCTACTGACTGTCACTGATCGTCATTGA